TTACTAATAATCGTAGAACCCCTTCCCTGCTTTCCGTCCAGTCCAGCCAGCACGCACCATCTGCGTCATAAGAAGCGCCGGCTTGAATCGTTCGCTCCCCGTCTCGGCGTACATCGCGTTGAGCACTGCTGCGACGATATCGATCCCGATTAAGTCCAGAAGCCGGAACGGCCCCATCGGCCAGTTAAAGCACAAGCGCGCGATCTTATCAATATCTTCAACCGATGCGACGCCCTCTTCATGCATCCGCACCGCTTCGTTCATCACCAGGCAGATCATGCGACTTACGACGAACCCCGGCGAGTCCTTGACCATAATCGGCTCCTTGCCCAGCGATCGTACGAACTCGTCCGTTCGCTGTACCGTTTCCTCCGAGGTCATTAACGATTGTATTATCTCCACACCGTGCACGAGCGGTGGCGGGTTCATGAAATGCGTTCCAATTACCTTATCAGGTCGTTTAGTTACGGTCGCTAACGCAATAATAGGGAAGGTTGAGGTGTTGCTTGCGAGAATCGTATGCGCAGGACAAATTCTATCCAAGACCCGGAATATCTGCTTCTTCAGCTCTAAATCTTCATATGCCGCTTCGATAACGAAATCAGCGCCATTTGCACCTTCTTCCAGGCTCGTTGTCGCCCCTCCTCGGAGCGCGTCCAGAATGCTATCCGCCTCTTCTTGCTGTAACCGTCCTCGCTTCACGAAGATCGAAAGACCTCCCTGTATGTTCTTCAGCCCCCGTTCCAGCGATTCTTCAGTGCGACTGACCACCGCGGTGTCGTAACCCGCTTGCGCACAGATCTGCGCTAAGCCGTTGCCCATTACACCAACGCCCACCACACACACTTTCTTCTTGGTCATTGCTTCTTCCTTTATTTAGGTAGGTTCGCTTATTCAAGGTTACCCATACTCATATCATATGTTCATTCATTAATCGATAACGCTAAATACCGGGCATGAGCGAGGCCCACCGGAGTATTTATCGCCTTTGTAGGTATACGTGCTGCTCAGCTTCACCCGCTTACCGATAAGGTCTTGTGTAGCACGTTCAGTATCGTAATCGAGCCGCCCAACGACGGATGGGCCCTCATTCGTCTTCACTATGCAGGGGATATACGGATTATCATCCTCGTATCCCTCAGAAGGCACTCGAATGACCGTAAACGTCTCCAACGTACCTTTGCCACTCAATTCCGTTCGCTCAAGATCCCTGCTGCCGCACCACTGGCACACGGGCATTGGATGACACGTTATCTTGTTGCATGGCACACAGCGCAGCCCTAACAGTTTCCCCTCTCTGAGGCCAGCCTCGTAGTCCGCGTAGGTCAAAACCAAGTATTCCGTGGCTAACTCATTTTCTATATCCTCTTGCGTCCTTCCAGCCATTTTTACGTTTCCCCTCTTCTATGCACCCCGTTTCGTCCTGCCGAGAATAATATGACATAGTGTCCCGAAATCGCCGCCGAGTGTATCGGTCATTCCATACTCAGGAATCGGATCAATTTGATTGCCTTTCGGCGCGTCGCCGTGCATCTGCTTCACGATCCAGTAAACCTGCGATGCCCCGGTTGCACCTATCGGATGCCCCTTGCCGATTAACCCGCCGGACATGTTTACCGGTAGTTTCCCACCTAAATCCGTCTGCCCTTCTGCGGTTGCCTCCGCTGCTTCGCCCCAGTCAAAGAAGCCTATGCTCTCCAGCGCGATGAATTCCGCAATCGTAAAGCAATCGTGAACCTCGGCCAGGTCAATATCCTTGGGGCTGAGCCCCGCGCGTTTAAACGCTGTTCTCGCTGAAGTTATCCTCGAAACGGGCTTTGTTAAGTCCTCCATCTTCGATAACGGACAGCCTGAGCCTTGACCAGTCCCTAAAATGTAAACAGGATCATCGGTATACTTCCGCGCGTCCTCCGCCGGACAGAGCACCAGAGCCGAAGCACCATCGGAGAACGGACAGCAGTCCATAAGCGTTAACGGATCGGCGACCATACGCGAATTAACGACATCTTCCACCTTCAAATCGCCCAGCTTCTTGTAAAATTGCGCTAATGGGTTCAAAGCGCCATGTCGATGGTTCTTTATCGATACATGTGCCATCTTCTCTCGCAACGAATCAAGTGGTATGCCATACTTCTGTGCATAGACGCGCGCAGCCATTGCGAATACGCCAGGGAACGTGAGCCCCGCAGGACCCTCTGTTGGCGCATGACAGGCCATCGCGAACGTTCGTGTGGCAAATGACGTACCCATCGTCAAGGCTTTTTCCACGCCGCCTGCGAGTACTATATCGTGTTCGCCAGCACCCACCCACAGTGCAGCATCTCGTATCGCCACGGACGCCGATGCACACGCGCCCTCATATCGCGTCGCCGGTATCGGTCCCAGGTTGAGTTCCGCAGCCGAGAACGCTGCGGGCATGAGTTGCCCCTCTTCAAAGCCTGAAAGAGCAGCGCCTTGGAATAACGCTTCAATGTCCTTCAAGTCCACGCCGGCATCGTCAACTGCTTGCAACGCAGCCTCAGAAAACAACTCGAGTGAGGTCTTCGCCGCGCGCCCAAATTTCGTATGCCCAATACCTATTATAGCCACATCTCTCATTCCTCTCTCCTCCCTCTATTATCCTCTCCGCTTTTATTCAATAAATAAAAAAGCTTCCAGACAAATTACGTATACTTACACAAAAAGCGCTTCATCTCATTCAAGATAACCGCTTCACCGCTCAGTCGCACGTCGTCCGCAATCAGCACATAGCCGTCTTCCGACTCCACCATATTTCCGCGCGCTTTAATCTGCATTCCGAACGAAATACGCGCAGCTTTCTCCTTATCGCGTATCTGCAGAAATACGGCACCGGTGCCGTCGTCTAACACCATCGTCCGTTTATCTCGCTCCTCTGCGATCGATACGATATTCCCGTCTACAATGACGTCAAATGCACCGCCACATTTGACCGTATCCCGTATCGTTTTCCGTTTAGGCTTCGTCAACGCGGCATAACCGGGGAACTCAGCGTCATCCTCAATGACGTGTACCGACGTGTCTTTCCGGACATACAAGGTCGGCAAGCCTTTCCACCTCTTAACGGTCGCGTTCTCGATGTGCACGACGGCATCTTTAACGAGCGCTCCTCGCTCCTCTACCTCGGAGACAAGCGGTAATTTCGCGGTCTCGTCTGCAATGATGCCCTGAAGGATGACTCTTTTATCCCCTTCGGTCGTCCGGATCTCTTCTCGTGATACTTCTAATAGCCTGCCCATCGTGCCTATTTCCGATTCACCGGGTTTTATGCACTTCAGTTCTCTGGTTTTCCCGGTTGAAAAACTGAAGAATCCGTGTTTTCTGTATTCGCGCTGCATGGCACTTTGTTTTAATAAACACTTATTCTTTTAAGAAAGGTCATGAAACTAGTATGGGAACTAAAAACTCCTTTAGCCAAGGCAAAGGGCGTGGGTAGTGCTACCAATGAACGAAATTGATTATTCCGACAAGGAAGAATGGAAGAAGTTTGTGGAGGATTATGTCGTGCCGCTGAGGGATTCGGTGGATGCTTGGTGAGTATGGGAACTATTTATTATGGTATGGCCAATAGAGATTCCGTAGATGAATAAAACAGAAAAGATAGAGGAGATACTTGCACAAATACCTCCTAAGTTTCTTCTGGATCATTATTGGAATATATTGGATTTGATAAACTGGAGAGTTTTTGTCAACTTGGAAGATAAAGAGTACTTCACTTTTTCAGATCTCAGAGAGAAAATCACAGAAGAAATAAATAGCCCCCCTAATCCGTTTCACCTTAGGATATCCCTGCGATCAAAAGAGGTTATTGAAGAAGTTGTAAGTGAGCTTGTGAATGCGGGGCTGCTGATTAAAGAAGGGGAGAAGTTTAAGATAACAGATAATCTCTCAAAATTTTGCTATCTGTTAAAAAAGAAATTCCTAACAAACTTAAGGAGCTATGTGTTTTGGGGATTATGGTATCTTTACAATCGTGGTTCAACATCTTTTTCCACCGCCGAACTTGTTTCTCTACTCTCCTATCCTGAGAGAGATCTTTGTGAAGAGATACCCTATTTGGGCAAGTGGAAAGAAGAGCAGTGGTTTGAATTGCTAAAAAAGCAAGAAGACAGATGGGAGCTAATTGAAGAGCCCCATCCATCTAAATCCATCCTGATTAGAGATATCTACAACAGGTTATTTACATCCATTTCAAAATTATCAAAGGATGAAAATGAATTTTATGGGGAAGAAATTATCTCAACATTGCGTGAATTGGAGCAGAATAGTGCAGAAAGGATACTTAAAAATGCGGGATTAAAGTGCGAAAAAGATATATGGAAAATAGATGAAGAGGTTCTTAAAATTATAAAAATATTGCTGAGAGTTCCTGAAAAATGGCCTTCATTTGGCCATGTTATTTCCACAAAGCGTGACTTTAAGTATTTTAAGCTTCAATCCAAACAGATTTATGTGGATATACCAAGTACTACTTATTTTCAATATTTCTTAGTCGACGTTAAAGGTATTGAGGGAAATAATCCTGAAGAGGCATATGAAAAGGCAAGAGAATTAGCATCGAATTATAATCGAATTATTGAGGAATCTGTGGGAGGCTGGATGAGTTTTGTTGTTACAAAACAATCTGGCTATAAGCCTTTTGGAATACAGTTAAGAATATATTGGGAGAAATTTAATATTTTCTTGGATGATTTTGCTGAAAAGGAGATAGGTTTGTGGGGGAAATATTCTTACATTTTGGCGTGTCGCGCGCCTGCGTTACAACTTATTCTGAGAGGAAATCTCACGGAGGTACAAGATAAAGTAAAAGAAATATGCAAAGAGGAAATAACACTGATTAACCAAAAAATAAAGGATTTGACAGAAAAAATAGAAGAATTCAGAGATCATTTACTTAAAATAGCGCGCAGGAGAAAAACGATACCAATTGATCCTCTAACATTATATTATTTCCCTGAAATGTTATCCATACTGAATACCTTCCCCTATTTAGTCGAAAACGGCGCGATTCCCTCTTGTTATCGAGAAATGAGAAAAATTTTAGAAAATTTATCATGGGTTATCTTTGATGATTTATTGTTTTACCGAAGTAAAATAACCGGAGATGAGCTGTTATCTCCCTACAGGTTTGTTTCAAAAGAGTGGTATGATTTGGCCTCACAAAATCGACATATGATAAGAAATTTAGGGCAATTAAAAAAAGAGATTGACGGTTCGTCAGAGGAAATTTATCTTTATGGAAAAGGGAAAGGATATAATTGGACCAAGGGAAAAATTATAGAGACTTTCTTCGAGAAGATTTCTTATCCGATGTTCTTAATGCTTATCAACGCAGATGCTCAAATTCCCCCAGAATTGGAGGGAGTAGTGCCTCAATACGAGGTGAAAACATTGAGAGATCTCGCAATACTAGATTTAGAAAATATCATGAAGGATTTGAAGCATAAACGTTTATCTAAGTCTGATGAAGAGTTTATTGATAAACTCTCGGAAAAATTAGAAATAAATTCTCTAAAACTTATCCCTCTCTATCCCTCGAATGATTTTGTAATAAGCTTTGTGAGCAAAGTCTCTTCCATAAACCTTCAGAAACTTTACAACGAATATAGCCATTTTATTCACTCTTATTTCACATCTTGGCACATTTTTCCTTTCTCTTCTGTCCTCGAATTCAAAATATACAAACATCAATTGCAGATTTTTGATGATGCGATATTGAGCTTAATGAACTACTATTTTGGTTTATTCTCACGCAAAATGAATAAGGGTTCTTAATAGTCTTCCATAACCGTGAAGTCTTCAGGTTTAATGTATGAGAAGGTGTAAGAAATGACCCAGAGGGAATTAGAAGAAGAAACGGAAAAGTTAGTTGAGTCGTTTTACAACTATCTAACGGTAGAAAAAGGATTAAGCGAAGAAACAGCCTCACGGCACGTTGGACAAATCGAGTTCTTCGCTTTTCGCTATCTCGTTGATTACAATGGAAAAAGCCTTTTAGATGCTTCGGGTAGCGATATAGAAGATTATCTCGGGAATTGGTATATCCGGAAAGTGATGAACAGCACTAAGAGCGATGTTCGCCCTATACTTGTCGCTTTCAAGAAATTCTTCAAATTCCTCAGCGAACGGGGGGAAATAGACAAAGAGCAACTGGGAGATATACTCTCTGCATGCGAAGACCCTCAAACATACATCCGCAGATTTGAAACCTACTTTGAACTCGACCAGGAAAGCGAGGCATGGGATGCAGACTTCGAGAATTGGCTGATGGGCTCTGAAGAGGATATAGAAGAGGACTACGAGCAACCGCATAAAGTGAATGAAGTAATTAACCGGGCGTTTTCAGAAAAAGATCTGAAGTCAAGCAAAACCACGGTTTTGGAGGATTTCCAGACGTTCGTGAAATACGTTTCTGAGAATAGCGGCATGAAACTGACTGCTGCAAATAGCTTCTTCGTTAGAAAGCATGTTCTCGCGCTGAACGAAGCGATGAACAGCCCTGAAGAGCTGAAAAGCACTGCGAATCAGCCAGATTCGAGAACCATTCACCTGTTCTACAACCTGAGCAGGACTTTAGGTCTGTTCGCGGTGAGCGCGAGAAACACGTTAGAGATAACACCAAGAAGAGATATTTTCGGACGACTTTCACCAAACGAGCAATTTGTCATGCTGTTTGATGCGATGTGGACTGAAACGAGCTGGGAAAAGTTTTTAGCACCGTATAGTGGTGGGAGGCCGGAATGGGCGCAATCAATACGAGGAGAGATAGCTCTTTTATTCTCAAGGTGCGAGCCTGGAGAGCCATACCCGTTAAAAGAAGTGTTAAGTCAAGTCGGAATGGCGAAAGGGCATACAGAGTACGACTTTGTAGAGAATATTGTTACGGTGGCCGAGATCATGATAGGCGTTTTCGGAGAGCGGATCATGCAGGCACTTACGTTGTTCGGGCTTCTTGATTTCGGCTTTACGAAAGAACGAGACAACTATTTTGTCCGGCATGGTGTGGGAATAGAGTGGTTCTCGATCACGAAGTTTGGTAAAAAGCTATTTAGAGTTCTGGCGCAAGATGGATGAAAAAAGGAGAACTAAGAGCAAGGCTAAAAGAAGAAAGGCCGAGAGAAAGGATTCTCTTTTGTAGTAAATAGCCGTAGTGTGATTAAAATGGTTAAAAAGGATGTGATCGGTTTAGGCGCCTTGAATTACGATGTGTTGTACGCTGTGGAGCGAATAGCGCGAGGCGGAGAAGAAGTGGGGATAGTGGAGGTGAAAAAGGCACCCGGAGGCTCTGCAGCAAATACGATCGTGGCGTTAGCACGATTAGGCGCTGCGGTTGGGTTCGTGGGAATGGTGGGCACCGACGAAGCGGGCGATCTGATTCTGGACGATTTCAGGAGCGAAGGGGTGGAGACGCGAATAAAAAAGGAGAGCGGATACACTGGCGCTGCAATAGGTTTCGTTGATGCGCGGGGCGAAAGGGCGTTGTACATCTATCCAGGCGTAAATGATCAGCTCTGCGTGGAGGACGTCGATACGGACTTTGTAAACAGTGCGCGGTTTCTGCATACCAGCTCGTTCGTTAGCGCGGAACAGTTGGAGATGCAGTGTGAATTGGTGAAGCACGTGAAGTCAAAGCTGAGCTTTAGCCCTGGCATGCTCTGCTTCAACTTCGAGCTTGCGGATTTGATCGGCATGCTAGAGCGCAGTGCAGTGGTCTTTCTCAGCATTGATGAGATGACCTCATTGATGAAGGGCCGAGCTGATTATGAAGACGGCGCGGCCGTTCTTTTAGATACGGGTGCTCAGATCGTCTGCGTAACGTTGGGCGCACGCGGCTGCTATGTCACTGATAGCACAGGTGTCGCGTATCTCATCGAAGCCTATCCCACGGAGGTCGTGGACACCACAGGAGCAGGCGATTCTTTCGCCGCGGGATTCTTGTACGGGCTGCTTCACGAGAAGGGCATAGAGGAAAGCGGTAAAATAGGTAATAAGGTCGCTTCGTTCTGCATCCGTGAATACGGTGCACGGAAAGGGCTGCCGTATAAACTCCCGTTATAGGGTCTGACTGACCATTGCATCAACCCCGTCCCTGCTACCGAAAGCGTTCCATCAAATTGTTCTGACGTTTGACGCGTGGTCTTCTGGTCGATCTTCTTCGCACACAAACATCGCGTAAAAAGCGTAAATGCGCTCAGTATGCATAATTACACGTTGCAAGCGGGAATGCAAATGCAACGCAAGAATGTGCAAAATACCGGGTTAAGGTGTGAGCGAGGTCAGCGTATAATGGAAGAACTTACTGAACAGCAATGCCCACGGCACGCTGGATCAACCGGCCTATTTCATCCAGTTCCTTTTCCATCGGGCCTTTTTTGTCTGGTATTTCGAGGATAATGGGTACGACGCTCTTTTTCTTTGCGTTTATCTCGCGCATCTTCTCTCTCGTTCGTGGCTCAGCGGCGAATCGCTCGTTTATAAGTATGATAGCGACATCCTCCTTTGCCACCCTGTCCAACACCCGGGCAATATCTTCTTCTTCCTCGGGGCCATACTCATACACCTCGTTTACGCCTGCAAACCTGAACCCCGCCGCCGTATCAGGGTCTCCGATCACTGCAACTGCGATCATTTTCCCGTGAATAGCGTCTTCACTATCTCCTCTCGCAGAGTAGTGGAAAGTCGTGCCATGCGCTGCTCGAACGTGTTATTAACCTCAATAGTCCCGTCTTTTCGCCGTACTATGACGCCACCTGCGGACTTTATCCGTTCATCCGCGAGCGATAACTGCACAGTCGCACCTTTTTCGCTGCTTATCCTATCGGCTAATTTTGTCAGCATTGCTTGATCTACATAGGATGCAGTCGCGTCCTCCTCGCTGAGTAGAACTTCCACATCCGCGCCTGAACTGCTCCCTGCGGCGATGCTCAGTGCGCTCTCCTTTATCAAGCCTGCCAGGATCTCAGGATACGAGAGTTCTTTGAAACCGCCGCTTTTAACGCCCTCTATTCGCTCCAATGCTGCCGCTAACGTTTTCTCTATCATCTCCTCTTCGACCGTCCATCGAAGCTTCCTCGCATCTTGCCGTGCTGCTCGGACTATTCGTTCCTTCTTCTCAGCACCTTTTCGCTCCTCGGCCGCAACAAATTGCTGCTTCTGCGCTTCGAGCTCCGCTTTCGCTGCTTCCAGCTTCTGACCCGCGTTCGCCTTCGCCTCTTCAATTATTCGCGCGCCTTCTTCGTTTGCTGCTTCCTTTATCTCCTCCACCATCTCTTTCGCGCCCATCGTCTGTATCACCTCACGCCTAAAATTCGTTCCAGCACGACGTTTACGGTACTGTCAAGATTCGATTTCGCGGCAGCTTTCACCGTATTTGCGTCTTCCTCTGCAGTCTTCATGATCGCTTCCTCTTCCCTCTTGCCCTCTTGGACATACTTGGCAGAGATTTCTGCGGCCAAACGCTGCTCATCTTCACGTGTCTTCTCCTGTAATCTCTTTACCTCAGCCTCTACATCGCTCAGGATTCTTGCGGCGTTCGCTTTAGCCTCTTCGAGTAGCTTCCTACCTTCCTCTTCACCCACTCTTATTATCTTAAGCGCTTCTACTGCCATTGTCTTCTTCTATAATCTGTTGTTTTTAATATAGATAGCTCTTTTTAAATCTTCCCGCGTTAATCTCAAGAGGATGGGTAGATAGGCAGATAAGCGAGGAATCTCGCGGCTATGCGTGTTGCCCCGGTATAGTGTGGCGCGAAGGAAGGGCGAGAGAGAGGGATGGATACTGGATGAAAGTGGTGGCTATAGTAGGGAAGAAGAAGTCAGGGAAAACGGCGCTTATCGCACAGTTGATCCCGTATTTGAAGGAATACGGTAACGTTGGCTGCATAAAGCACGCACATGAGTTAGATCTGGATACGCCCATTGTACGAGATACCGATCGGTTCGTTACCGCGGGAGCGGAGGTTGTTATCGGTGCTTCGGAAGACGGGACGATGAAACTGTACGGACGCAAGGCTTTAACAGATCTGATCGCGGAAATGGCGGAATCGGGCGTGGATTTCGTGCTCGTTGAGGGCTTTAAGAGCAGCGACCTGCCGAAGATAGCGCTGAACAACTTTTCGGCTGACGAAGTCGGTAACATCATCACGCATGTGGATTCCGGCGGAGATGCGGAGCTGCAAGAGAAGCGGATCAACGAGTTAGTTCAACTCATTCTCGCGTTGGACGATTACTAACAACCCTTCCTTTAAATAGGAAGCTTTACCAAAGAACGAACCGATTCTTTTTTCTTGGTGCAGGTCACATAAAAAGCGAAGGTGACAGTCGTTATGAACGCGAAGATAAGCTTTTCCTCGATAGATGCACGGAGCAGTCCTCCGGAATGGATATATCGCCTGGAAGAAGCGGGCTTTCAAGGCTGGGAGATAGTAGACGAAGGTCTGCAGAAGGTGGAAGGTGAATTGAAAGAGCGGGTGCGAGAACTGCATGAAACGACGGATCTTGTCTTTTCCTTGCACACGCCACTCTCGGATATTAATATCGCAAGTGTAAACGAGCGAATGTGGGAGGAAAGCCTGCGACAAGTGAAGGAGAGCATCGAGAATACCTACGAGTTCATAGACGATATATGCGTCGTGCATCCGGGCTTTTTCTCACCGTTGTCAGTGCAGCTGCCGGAGACGGCGGTTCGGAAGGCTATCGCGAGTTTAAAGGCACTCTGTGAGTTCGCCGCGGACCGGGGATTACGCATAGCGGTAGAGAACCTGACATCTGCGAATATGCTGCTGGGCAGGTATCCCGACGAACTCGTTCAACTCGTGCGCGGTGCGAATATGGACAATCTTGGTGTATGCCTCGACGTCGGGCATGCGAATACGACGCGGAAATTGGACGAGTTCCTGGCTATTACGGCTCAGGCAGAGGATGTGAAGATAATACACGTGCATGCGAGCGATAACTTAGGCGAGCAGGACCTTCATTTGCCGTTGGGCGAAGGCAATCTTGATTGGAAGAAAGTGTTAAACGGGATTAATACCAACGGCTATAAGGGGCTCGTGGTGCTGGAGCTGTACTCATTAGAGGCTGGGATAGCGAGTTTGGAGTTTATTAATAACACGGCTTCACAATAAACTTCGCCTCTTCCGGCGCGTTCCGGTTCAGTAACCCTTGCACAATCGCGCGGTTACACGTGACGTGACTTATCAGTGAGCGTAGCGGTTTTCTTCCGTTTGCTTGTCGTGCCTCTGACCTGTTCGTAGACCTTGGTGAGAATTTTTTAGTGCTTCTAATTAAATTTATACACTCTAAACACAAAAAGATTCGGCATTAACAACGATTGAAATCAATTTAGAGTGCAAAGAGGATTTTAAAGAAAAAAATCAAATATTTTTGAAAATATTGACTATATCTTCAGGATTCTTTTGTACTGGATCGTGTAAAATCACTTTGTATACCATCTTTTTAGTATTTCAATACCCTCTTTCTCCTTCTTACGATTGGTTTCGAGTAAATGAACTATATCCAGTCTTTTATCAAGATATTGCACAACTAACTTGGTGTT
This region of Methanomicrobia archaeon genomic DNA includes:
- a CDS encoding 3-hydroxyacyl-CoA dehydrogenase family protein — protein: MTKKKVCVVGVGVMGNGLAQICAQAGYDTAVVSRTEESLERGLKNIQGGLSIFVKRGRLQQEEADSILDALRGGATTSLEEGANGADFVIEAAYEDLELKKQIFRVLDRICPAHTILASNTSTFPIIALATVTKRPDKVIGTHFMNPPPLVHGVEIIQSLMTSEETVQRTDEFVRSLGKEPIMVKDSPGFVVSRMICLVMNEAVRMHEEGVASVEDIDKIARLCFNWPMGPFRLLDLIGIDIVAAVLNAMYAETGSERFKPALLMTQMVRAGWTGRKAGKGFYDY
- a CDS encoding OB-fold domain-containing protein: MAGRTQEDIENELATEYLVLTYADYEAGLREGKLLGLRCVPCNKITCHPMPVCQWCGSRDLERTELSGKGTLETFTVIRVPSEGYEDDNPYIPCIVKTNEGPSVVGRLDYDTERATQDLIGKRVKLSSTYTYKGDKYSGGPRSCPVFSVID
- a CDS encoding 3-ketoacyl-CoA thiolase, with the protein product MRDVAIIGIGHTKFGRAAKTSLELFSEAALQAVDDAGVDLKDIEALFQGAALSGFEEGQLMPAAFSAAELNLGPIPATRYEGACASASVAIRDAALWVGAGEHDIVLAGGVEKALTMGTSFATRTFAMACHAPTEGPAGLTFPGVFAMAARVYAQKYGIPLDSLREKMAHVSIKNHRHGALNPLAQFYKKLGDLKVEDVVNSRMVADPLTLMDCCPFSDGASALVLCPAEDARKYTDDPVYILGTGQGSGCPLSKMEDLTKPVSRITSARTAFKRAGLSPKDIDLAEVHDCFTIAEFIALESIGFFDWGEAAEATAEGQTDLGGKLPVNMSGGLIGKGHPIGATGASQVYWIVKQMHGDAPKGNQIDPIPEYGMTDTLGGDFGTLCHIILGRTKRGA
- a CDS encoding site-specific integrase gives rise to the protein MTQRELEEETEKLVESFYNYLTVEKGLSEETASRHVGQIEFFAFRYLVDYNGKSLLDASGSDIEDYLGNWYIRKVMNSTKSDVRPILVAFKKFFKFLSERGEIDKEQLGDILSACEDPQTYIRRFETYFELDQESEAWDADFENWLMGSEEDIEEDYEQPHKVNEVINRAFSEKDLKSSKTTVLEDFQTFVKYVSENSGMKLTAANSFFVRKHVLALNEAMNSPEELKSTANQPDSRTIHLFYNLSRTLGLFAVSARNTLEITPRRDIFGRLSPNEQFVMLFDAMWTETSWEKFLAPYSGGRPEWAQSIRGEIALLFSRCEPGEPYPLKEVLSQVGMAKGHTEYDFVENIVTVAEIMIGVFGERIMQALTLFGLLDFGFTKERDNYFVRHGVGIEWFSITKFGKKLFRVLAQDG
- a CDS encoding carbohydrate kinase family protein: MVKKDVIGLGALNYDVLYAVERIARGGEEVGIVEVKKAPGGSAANTIVALARLGAAVGFVGMVGTDEAGDLILDDFRSEGVETRIKKESGYTGAAIGFVDARGERALYIYPGVNDQLCVEDVDTDFVNSARFLHTSSFVSAEQLEMQCELVKHVKSKLSFSPGMLCFNFELADLIGMLERSAVVFLSIDEMTSLMKGRADYEDGAAVLLDTGAQIVCVTLGARGCYVTDSTGVAYLIEAYPTEVVDTTGAGDSFAAGFLYGLLHEKGIEESGKIGNKVASFCIREYGARKGLPYKLPL
- a CDS encoding V-type ATP synthase subunit F (produces ATP from ADP in the presence of a proton gradient across the membrane; the F subunit is part of the catalytic core of the ATP synthase complex), which codes for MIAVAVIGDPDTAAGFRFAGVNEVYEYGPEEEEDIARVLDRVAKEDVAIILINERFAAEPRTREKMREINAKKKSVVPIILEIPDKKGPMEKELDEIGRLIQRAVGIAVQ
- the mobB gene encoding molybdopterin-guanine dinucleotide biosynthesis protein B, with product MKVVAIVGKKKSGKTALIAQLIPYLKEYGNVGCIKHAHELDLDTPIVRDTDRFVTAGAEVVIGASEDGTMKLYGRKALTDLIAEMAESGVDFVLVEGFKSSDLPKIALNNFSADEVGNIITHVDSGGDAELQEKRINELVQLILALDDY
- a CDS encoding sugar phosphate isomerase/epimerase, which encodes MNAKISFSSIDARSSPPEWIYRLEEAGFQGWEIVDEGLQKVEGELKERVRELHETTDLVFSLHTPLSDINIASVNERMWEESLRQVKESIENTYEFIDDICVVHPGFFSPLSVQLPETAVRKAIASLKALCEFAADRGLRIAVENLTSANMLLGRYPDELVQLVRGANMDNLGVCLDVGHANTTRKLDEFLAITAQAEDVKIIHVHASDNLGEQDLHLPLGEGNLDWKKVLNGINTNGYKGLVVLELYSLEAGIASLEFINNTASQ